One Benincasa hispida cultivar B227 unplaced genomic scaffold, ASM972705v1 Contig285, whole genome shotgun sequence genomic region harbors:
- the LOC120069213 gene encoding probable sodium/metabolite cotransporter BASS6, chloroplastic isoform X3, with the protein MFAVGVNSSEKDFLEAFKQPTAIFAGYVGQFFVKPLLGYLFGTIAVTFFGLPTAIGAGIMLVSCVSGAQLSSYATFLTDPSLAPLSVVMTSLSTATAVFVTPFLSLLLIGKRLPVDVKGMISSITQIVVAPIAAGLLLNRFFPKICEAIRPFLPPLSVLVTACCVGAPLAININAVISPFGFSILLLIVAFHLSAFIAGYALTGFAFHRAPDVKALQRTLSYETGMQSSLLALALANRFFQDPLVGVPPAISTVMMSLMGFSLVMIWNKSKEKNMIKQS; encoded by the exons ATGTTTGCAGTTGGGGTTAATTCCAGTGAAAAGGATTTCCTTGAAGCATTCAAGCAACCAACAGCTATCTTTGCTGGTTATGTGGGCCAATTTTTTGTGAAGCCGCTTCTTGGTTATCTGTTTGGGACAATCGCAGTGACCTTTTTTGGTCTTCCTACAGCAATAG GTGCCGGGATTATGTTGGTCTCTTGTGTTAGTGGGGCACAACTCTCAAGTTATGCAACATTTTTAACCGATCCATCCCTTGCCCCCTTAAGTGTAGTTATGACCTCATTATCCACTGCCACTGCTGTTTTCGTCACACCATTTTTATCCTTATTGCTCATTGGAAAGAGACTTCCAGTTGATGTTAAAGGGATGATATCCAGCATTACGCAGATTGTAGTTGCACCAATTGCCGCAGGCTTGCTTCTCAACCG GTTCTTTCCTAAGATTTGTGAAGCCATTCGACCTTTCTTACCTCCGCTTTCGGTATTGGTGACAGCTTGTTGCGTTGGAGCTCCACTTGCGATTAACATAAATGCTGTCATATCCCCTTTTGGATTTTCCATATTACTGCTCATTGTAGCTTTTCATTTATCCGCCTTCATAGCTGGTTACGCCTTGACTGGTTTTGCATTTCATCGGGCACCCGATGTGAAAGCACTGCAGAGAACACTATCCTATGAGACAG GAATGCAAAGCAGCCTCCTTGCTCTTGCTCTTGCCAATAGGTTTTTCCAGGATCCCCTTGTTGGTGTCCCCCCTGCCATCTCA ACTGTGATGATGTCTTTGATGGGATTCTCTCTGGTTATGATATGGAACAAGAGCAAAGAAAAGAATATGATCAAACAGAGTTAA
- the LOC120069233 gene encoding TVP38/TMEM64 family membrane protein slr0305-like isoform X1, whose protein sequence is MTYHETDNGRRGEVVTEDIEVGIGCDDDNGDYVRLRQSPCNCEPDVSSDGDSSSKPCSPARSLWLWVRLVVLFVFLVSLAVVFFKWVGPFFMNEEIIPIINWEAETLSTPVLAVFVFASVALFPSLFLPSSPSMWLAGMTFGYGFGFLLIISAVTIGVSLPYFIGSLFYRKIQGWLDKYPKRASVLRLAGEGDWIHQFRAVALIRISPFPYIIYNYCAVATNVRYGPYILGSLVGMVPEIFVTIYTGILIRTLADASQNQQFLSAPQIVFTVVGFCVTAATTVFFTVYAKRKLKELQTEDDQLLQYFISMFGFKEALSKRETENSANIIHQIS, encoded by the exons ATGACATATCATGAGACGGATAACGGCCGGAGAGGAGAAGTGGTGACGGAGGATATCGAGGTGGGAATTGGATGTGATGATGACAATGGCGATTATGTTAGATTGAGACAGAGTCCTTGTAATTGTGAACCTGATGTTTCCTCTGATGGGGATTCTTCTTCTAAACCTTGTTCTCCAGCAAGGTCTCTGTGGCTTTGGGTTCGTTTGGTGGTCTTGTTCGTTTTCTTGGTCTCGTTAGCTGTTGTTTTTTTCAAATGGGTTGGACCATTTTTCATGAATGAG GAAATAATACCAATTATAAATTGGGAAGCTGAGACGCTTAGTACTCCAGTGCTGGCAGTTTTCGTTTTTGCCTCAGTAGCACTGTTCCCTTCATTGTTTTTACCATCTTCACCTTCTATGTGGCTGGCAGGGATGACATTTGGTTATGGCTTTGGTTTCCTGTTGATTATATCAGCAGTAACTATTGGTGTATCACTTCCATATTTCATTGGCTCCCTATTCTATCGGAAAATTCAA GGATGGTTAGACAAATATCCTAAGAGAGCTTCTGTTTTAAGATTAGCGGGCGAAGGAGACTGGATTCATCAGTTTCGGGCAGTAGCACTAATTCGGATTTCTCCATTTCCTTACATTATATATAATTACTGTGCTGTAGCAACCAATGTCAGATATGGTCCGTACATCTTGGGGTCACTGGTCGGAATGGTGCCAGAAATATTTGTTACGATATACAC TGGCATTTTAATCAGAACACTGGCAGATGCATCGCAAAATCAGCAGTTCCTGTCAGCCCCCCAGATCGTATTCACTGTCGTCGGATTTTGCGTTACTGCAGCTACTACAGTTTTCTTCACTGTATATGCAAAAAGGAAACTGAAGGAATTGCAGACAGAAGACGATCAATTATTGCAGTA TTTCATATCCATGTTTGGTTTCAAAGAAGCTTTGAGTAAAAGGGAAACAGAGAATAGTGCAAATATCATACACCAGATATCATAA
- the LOC120069213 gene encoding probable sodium/metabolite cotransporter BASS5, chloroplastic isoform X1, producing MNLSSSILGKNLQIHRFHRPQLEFSTNISSRNQSILGLFDRFPPQINGVSVRCSNIWLSADWSSKFSISTRCVPNSSSESLRLDCDSSSSSPEILNQKKASFVEILKQSNSLLPHVVLASTLIALIFPPSFAWFTSRYYAPALGFLMFAVGVNSSEKDFLEAFKQPTAIFAGYVGQFFVKPLLGYLFGTIAVTFFGLPTAIGAGIMLVSCVSGAQLSSYATFLTDPSLAPLSVVMTSLSTATAVFVTPFLSLLLIGKRLPVDVKGMISSITQIVVAPIAAGLLLNRFFPKICEAIRPFLPPLSVLVTACCVGAPLAININAVISPFGFSILLLIVAFHLSAFIAGYALTGFAFHRAPDVKALQRTLSYETGMQSSLLALALANRFFQDPLVGVPPAISTVMMSLMGFSLVMIWNKSKEKNMIKQS from the exons ATGAATTTGAGTTCAAGCATTTTGGGGAAGAACTTGCAGATTCATCGTTTTCATCGCCCTCAACTGGAATTTTCTACTAATATTTCTTCTCGTAATCAGTCAATTTTAGGGCTATTTGATCGTTTTCCGCCgcagattaatggagtttctgttCGTTGTTCGAACATTTGGC TTTCTGCAGATTGGAGCTCCAAATTCTCCATTTCCACGAGATGTGTACCGAACAGTTCTTCTGAATCTTTGCGGCTGGATTGTGATTCTTCGAGCAGTTCACCAGAG ATACTTAACCAGAAGAAAGCTTCATTTGTCGAGATATTGAAGCAGTCAAATTCTCTCCTGCCCCATGTTGTTCTTGCTAGCACACTGATTGCGCTTATTTTCCCACCATCTTTTGCATGGTTTACTAGCAG GTACTATGCACCTGCATTAGGGTTTTTGATGTTTGCAGTTGGGGTTAATTCCAGTGAAAAGGATTTCCTTGAAGCATTCAAGCAACCAACAGCTATCTTTGCTGGTTATGTGGGCCAATTTTTTGTGAAGCCGCTTCTTGGTTATCTGTTTGGGACAATCGCAGTGACCTTTTTTGGTCTTCCTACAGCAATAG GTGCCGGGATTATGTTGGTCTCTTGTGTTAGTGGGGCACAACTCTCAAGTTATGCAACATTTTTAACCGATCCATCCCTTGCCCCCTTAAGTGTAGTTATGACCTCATTATCCACTGCCACTGCTGTTTTCGTCACACCATTTTTATCCTTATTGCTCATTGGAAAGAGACTTCCAGTTGATGTTAAAGGGATGATATCCAGCATTACGCAGATTGTAGTTGCACCAATTGCCGCAGGCTTGCTTCTCAACCG GTTCTTTCCTAAGATTTGTGAAGCCATTCGACCTTTCTTACCTCCGCTTTCGGTATTGGTGACAGCTTGTTGCGTTGGAGCTCCACTTGCGATTAACATAAATGCTGTCATATCCCCTTTTGGATTTTCCATATTACTGCTCATTGTAGCTTTTCATTTATCCGCCTTCATAGCTGGTTACGCCTTGACTGGTTTTGCATTTCATCGGGCACCCGATGTGAAAGCACTGCAGAGAACACTATCCTATGAGACAG GAATGCAAAGCAGCCTCCTTGCTCTTGCTCTTGCCAATAGGTTTTTCCAGGATCCCCTTGTTGGTGTCCCCCCTGCCATCTCA ACTGTGATGATGTCTTTGATGGGATTCTCTCTGGTTATGATATGGAACAAGAGCAAAGAAAAGAATATGATCAAACAGAGTTAA
- the LOC120069214 gene encoding ycf49-like protein encodes MSLSSTFLYSFSIPKSPFSSSSSLPTSRYFAGIPFRRRAAALPFGSKTMMLFLGTGFTLALLGPESASAATQLQSSLLFNEPQNALSLPTWAIHVSSVVEWITAMALVWQYGEKSGNESWKGLSWGMVPLLGGAFCACTWHFFYNSESLEVLVAIQAMLTAIGNATMCIAAFRIYKSSQESSKNL; translated from the exons ATGTCACTCTCTTCCACCTTCTTATATTCCTTCTCAATTCCCAAATcccccttttcttcttcttcctcactccCCACCTCCAGATATTTTGCCGGAATTCCATTCCGGAGACGCGCCGCCGCTCTGCCTTTTGGCTCCAAAACCATGATGCTTTTCCTCGGCACGGGCTTCACTCTTGCCCTTCTGGGACCTGAATCCGCTTCTGCTGCCACGCAATTGCAATCTTCGTTGCTATTTAACGAGCCCCAAAATGCTCTGTCCTTGCCCACCTGGGCCATTCACGTTTCCAGCGTTGTTGAATG GATTACAGCAATGGCTTTGGTGTGGCAATATGGAGAGAAATCTGGTAATGAGTCTTGGAAAGGACTTTCTTGGGGAATG GTACCATTGCTGGGTGGAGCATTTTGTGCTTGCACATGGCATTTTTTCTACAACTCCGAGTCTCTTGAG GTTTTGGTGGCCATTCAGGCAATGCTAACAGCCATAGGAAATGCCACAATGTGCATTGCTGCATTTCGCATATACAAATCATCACAAGAAAGTTCAAAGAACTTGTAA
- the LOC120069213 gene encoding probable sodium/metabolite cotransporter BASS5, chloroplastic isoform X2 produces the protein MNLSSSILGKNLQIHRFHRPQLEFSTNISSRNQSILGLFDRFPPQINGVSVRCSNIWHWSSKFSISTRCVPNSSSESLRLDCDSSSSSPEILNQKKASFVEILKQSNSLLPHVVLASTLIALIFPPSFAWFTSRYYAPALGFLMFAVGVNSSEKDFLEAFKQPTAIFAGYVGQFFVKPLLGYLFGTIAVTFFGLPTAIGAGIMLVSCVSGAQLSSYATFLTDPSLAPLSVVMTSLSTATAVFVTPFLSLLLIGKRLPVDVKGMISSITQIVVAPIAAGLLLNRFFPKICEAIRPFLPPLSVLVTACCVGAPLAININAVISPFGFSILLLIVAFHLSAFIAGYALTGFAFHRAPDVKALQRTLSYETGMQSSLLALALANRFFQDPLVGVPPAISTVMMSLMGFSLVMIWNKSKEKNMIKQS, from the exons ATGAATTTGAGTTCAAGCATTTTGGGGAAGAACTTGCAGATTCATCGTTTTCATCGCCCTCAACTGGAATTTTCTACTAATATTTCTTCTCGTAATCAGTCAATTTTAGGGCTATTTGATCGTTTTCCGCCgcagattaatggagtttctgttCGTTGTTCGAACATTTGGC ATTGGAGCTCCAAATTCTCCATTTCCACGAGATGTGTACCGAACAGTTCTTCTGAATCTTTGCGGCTGGATTGTGATTCTTCGAGCAGTTCACCAGAG ATACTTAACCAGAAGAAAGCTTCATTTGTCGAGATATTGAAGCAGTCAAATTCTCTCCTGCCCCATGTTGTTCTTGCTAGCACACTGATTGCGCTTATTTTCCCACCATCTTTTGCATGGTTTACTAGCAG GTACTATGCACCTGCATTAGGGTTTTTGATGTTTGCAGTTGGGGTTAATTCCAGTGAAAAGGATTTCCTTGAAGCATTCAAGCAACCAACAGCTATCTTTGCTGGTTATGTGGGCCAATTTTTTGTGAAGCCGCTTCTTGGTTATCTGTTTGGGACAATCGCAGTGACCTTTTTTGGTCTTCCTACAGCAATAG GTGCCGGGATTATGTTGGTCTCTTGTGTTAGTGGGGCACAACTCTCAAGTTATGCAACATTTTTAACCGATCCATCCCTTGCCCCCTTAAGTGTAGTTATGACCTCATTATCCACTGCCACTGCTGTTTTCGTCACACCATTTTTATCCTTATTGCTCATTGGAAAGAGACTTCCAGTTGATGTTAAAGGGATGATATCCAGCATTACGCAGATTGTAGTTGCACCAATTGCCGCAGGCTTGCTTCTCAACCG GTTCTTTCCTAAGATTTGTGAAGCCATTCGACCTTTCTTACCTCCGCTTTCGGTATTGGTGACAGCTTGTTGCGTTGGAGCTCCACTTGCGATTAACATAAATGCTGTCATATCCCCTTTTGGATTTTCCATATTACTGCTCATTGTAGCTTTTCATTTATCCGCCTTCATAGCTGGTTACGCCTTGACTGGTTTTGCATTTCATCGGGCACCCGATGTGAAAGCACTGCAGAGAACACTATCCTATGAGACAG GAATGCAAAGCAGCCTCCTTGCTCTTGCTCTTGCCAATAGGTTTTTCCAGGATCCCCTTGTTGGTGTCCCCCCTGCCATCTCA ACTGTGATGATGTCTTTGATGGGATTCTCTCTGGTTATGATATGGAACAAGAGCAAAGAAAAGAATATGATCAAACAGAGTTAA
- the LOC120069233 gene encoding TVP38/TMEM64 family membrane protein slr0305-like isoform X2, with protein MTYHETDNGRRGEVVTEDIEVGIGCDDDNGDYVRLRQSPCNCEPDVSSDGDSSSKPCSPARSLWLWVRLVVLFVFLVSLAVVFFKWVGPFFMNEEIIPIINWEAETLSTPVLAVFVFASVALFPSLFLPSSPSMWLAGMTFGYGFGFLLIISAVTIGVSLPYFIGSLFYRKIQGWLDKYPKRASVLRLAGEGDWIHQFRAVALIRISPFPYIIYNYCAVATNVRYGPYILGSLVGMVPEIFVTIYTGILIRTLADASQNQQFLSAPQIVFTVVGFCVTAATTVFFTVYAKRKLKELQTEDDQLLQ; from the exons ATGACATATCATGAGACGGATAACGGCCGGAGAGGAGAAGTGGTGACGGAGGATATCGAGGTGGGAATTGGATGTGATGATGACAATGGCGATTATGTTAGATTGAGACAGAGTCCTTGTAATTGTGAACCTGATGTTTCCTCTGATGGGGATTCTTCTTCTAAACCTTGTTCTCCAGCAAGGTCTCTGTGGCTTTGGGTTCGTTTGGTGGTCTTGTTCGTTTTCTTGGTCTCGTTAGCTGTTGTTTTTTTCAAATGGGTTGGACCATTTTTCATGAATGAG GAAATAATACCAATTATAAATTGGGAAGCTGAGACGCTTAGTACTCCAGTGCTGGCAGTTTTCGTTTTTGCCTCAGTAGCACTGTTCCCTTCATTGTTTTTACCATCTTCACCTTCTATGTGGCTGGCAGGGATGACATTTGGTTATGGCTTTGGTTTCCTGTTGATTATATCAGCAGTAACTATTGGTGTATCACTTCCATATTTCATTGGCTCCCTATTCTATCGGAAAATTCAA GGATGGTTAGACAAATATCCTAAGAGAGCTTCTGTTTTAAGATTAGCGGGCGAAGGAGACTGGATTCATCAGTTTCGGGCAGTAGCACTAATTCGGATTTCTCCATTTCCTTACATTATATATAATTACTGTGCTGTAGCAACCAATGTCAGATATGGTCCGTACATCTTGGGGTCACTGGTCGGAATGGTGCCAGAAATATTTGTTACGATATACAC TGGCATTTTAATCAGAACACTGGCAGATGCATCGCAAAATCAGCAGTTCCTGTCAGCCCCCCAGATCGTATTCACTGTCGTCGGATTTTGCGTTACTGCAGCTACTACAGTTTTCTTCACTGTATATGCAAAAAGGAAACTGAAGGAATTGCAGACAGAAGACGATCAATTATTGCAGTAG